From Bacillus horti, one genomic window encodes:
- a CDS encoding sulfurtransferase → MFKNIVTRDWLLEHLEDEAVVVADCRFDLGNAQLGQEQYDQDHIKGAVYFHLNSDLSGPKSEHGGRHPLPDVEALSKTFGEKGIDQSKTVVAYDAQGGAMAARLWFLLKYLGHEKVYVLDQGYGKWKDNGYPISTGTGTEAKTPEKKTFVPNVQQHLLYGMEDVKKRLNDIGVTIIDSRSPDRYRGENETIDPVGGHIPGAESAFWMDSLEQGRWKAKEQQEERLLQYLQSDKELVVYCGSGVTACANLIAFDEVGLKPKLYLGSWSDWISYKDNPIATGDAEID, encoded by the coding sequence ATGTTTAAAAACATCGTCACACGGGACTGGCTACTTGAGCATTTAGAGGATGAAGCTGTGGTTGTAGCTGATTGTCGATTTGATCTAGGTAACGCTCAGTTGGGTCAAGAGCAGTATGACCAAGACCATATTAAAGGTGCTGTTTACTTTCACTTAAATTCAGACCTATCTGGTCCAAAATCGGAGCATGGTGGAAGGCATCCATTGCCCGATGTTGAAGCTCTAAGTAAAACGTTTGGAGAAAAGGGAATTGACCAAAGTAAAACGGTGGTTGCTTACGATGCTCAAGGGGGAGCGATGGCAGCGCGTCTGTGGTTCTTATTGAAATACTTAGGTCATGAAAAAGTATATGTTTTAGATCAAGGCTACGGGAAATGGAAGGATAACGGATATCCTATTTCGACTGGAACGGGAACTGAAGCAAAAACTCCCGAAAAGAAAACCTTTGTCCCTAATGTTCAGCAGCATTTGTTGTATGGGATGGAGGATGTAAAGAAGAGGTTGAATGACATAGGAGTAACCATCATAGATTCTCGATCTCCTGACCGTTATCGTGGAGAAAATGAAACGATTGATCCAGTAGGTGGTCACATCCCTGGTGCGGAGAGTGCTTTCTGGATGGATAGCCTTGAACAAGGTCGCTGGAAGGCGAAGGAGCAACAGGAGGAGCGATTGCTTCAGTATTTACAGAGCGATAAAGAACTGGTTGTTTACTGTGGCTCTGGGGTAACCGCTTGTGCTAATTTAATTGCTTTTGATGAGGTTGGGTTAAAGCCTAAGCTGTATCTTGGAAGCTGGAGTGATTGGATTAGCTATAAGGATAATCCGATTGCGACGGGTGATGCGGAGATTGATTGA
- the srtB gene encoding class B sortase — protein sequence MSKIKKILIVISFLLLVFSLINVARILLQDYEEQRQMKELTEIWKKESDKGENAATPSPFFTKTHEPVMLPEFQELYRRNPDIVGWLEIAGTRINYPIMQNQQDSQYYLNHDFDKKKNKNGLPFLDAHSRINGSDILLIHGHHMKSGVMFADLMKYKKESYYKEHATLQFSTLYEKEEYEIVAVILSKVYRQTDDVFKYYQIEKVETSDEFDSYIQNIKKLALYDTGVTAQYGDKLIVLSTCEYSTEDGRLAVVARKRT from the coding sequence ATGAGCAAAATCAAAAAAATTCTTATCGTCATTTCCTTCCTTCTGTTGGTTTTTTCTCTCATCAATGTTGCGCGAATTCTCCTGCAGGATTATGAGGAGCAGCGGCAGATGAAAGAACTAACAGAAATCTGGAAAAAAGAGTCAGACAAAGGGGAGAATGCCGCAACACCCTCCCCTTTTTTCACGAAGACGCATGAGCCGGTTATGCTCCCTGAATTTCAAGAGCTTTACAGGAGAAACCCGGACATCGTCGGCTGGCTGGAAATTGCCGGCACCCGAATTAATTACCCGATTATGCAGAACCAACAAGATTCGCAATACTATCTAAACCATGATTTCGATAAAAAGAAAAACAAAAATGGACTCCCCTTTTTGGACGCACATAGTCGGATAAACGGTTCGGACATTTTGCTGATTCACGGGCATCATATGAAAAGCGGCGTGATGTTTGCTGATCTGATGAAGTACAAGAAAGAAAGCTACTATAAGGAACATGCTACGCTCCAGTTCAGTACGCTTTACGAGAAGGAAGAATATGAAATTGTTGCTGTTATTCTTTCAAAGGTTTATCGCCAAACGGACGACGTTTTTAAATACTACCAGATTGAGAAGGTAGAAACGTCCGACGAGTTTGACTCGTACATTCAGAACATCAAAAAACTCGCACTATACGATACGGGCGTGACAGCTCAGTATGGCGACAAGCTTATTGTTCTGTCAACGTGTGAATACTCAACTGAAGATGGCCGATTAGCGGTGGTCGCCCGAAAGCGTACATGA
- a CDS encoding response regulator, whose protein sequence is MRAILVDDEQLALKQLKQIFERDIDGVEIVETCSDPYKVLEIATKHLPDAIFLDIRMPEIDGLKLGEQIQTRLPDVEIVFVTAYDRYAVQAFDLHALDYIMKPVQTDRLRRTIERLQGRFKKRKANHIHGVQTPFIYCFNQIRYQLPGVEPQTIKWRTSKAQELFAYLLHYRGRTIDRSTIIELLWPNLEVSRASQQLYTTIYHIRQTLKRIGLETISISSGDLESGYKLIIGNARVDVDEWENRLKQLGVPHLEHIKEHERIFKQFDGNYFGEYDYLWAEHERERLRLLWLIQARNLGRLYIEHGMAEKAIQVYRIVQQLLPDVEETYFTLMKLYKAVGDIGGVEEQSWLLSSRMDREWN, encoded by the coding sequence ATGAGAGCCATACTTGTGGATGATGAGCAACTGGCTCTGAAGCAGCTCAAGCAAATATTCGAACGTGATATAGATGGAGTAGAAATTGTGGAAACATGCTCGGATCCGTACAAAGTGCTTGAGATTGCGACCAAACATCTTCCTGATGCTATATTTCTAGATATTCGTATGCCTGAGATTGATGGTTTAAAGCTGGGGGAACAGATCCAGACGCGCCTGCCCGATGTAGAAATCGTCTTTGTTACTGCTTACGATCGCTATGCGGTACAAGCTTTTGATCTTCATGCCTTAGATTACATTATGAAACCTGTGCAGACAGATCGTTTGCGACGAACCATAGAACGTTTGCAGGGGAGATTTAAAAAAAGAAAAGCTAACCATATCCACGGGGTACAAACACCATTTATTTATTGTTTTAACCAGATTCGGTACCAGCTTCCCGGAGTGGAGCCTCAAACGATCAAATGGCGAACAAGCAAAGCGCAGGAGTTGTTTGCCTATCTGTTGCATTACCGTGGGCGAACCATTGACAGAAGTACGATTATCGAGCTTTTGTGGCCTAACCTTGAAGTGTCAAGGGCATCCCAGCAGCTTTACACCACCATCTATCATATTCGTCAAACGTTGAAACGAATCGGACTGGAGACGATATCGATCAGTAGCGGGGATTTAGAGTCTGGATACAAACTGATTATCGGGAACGCACGAGTGGATGTGGATGAATGGGAGAACAGACTGAAACAATTAGGTGTTCCACATCTTGAGCATATTAAAGAGCACGAGCGTATCTTTAAGCAGTTTGACGGTAATTATTTTGGAGAGTACGATTATTTATGGGCGGAACACGAACGGGAACGGCTTCGATTGTTGTGGTTAATCCAGGCAAGAAACTTGGGGAGACTATATATTGAACACGGAATGGCGGAAAAGGCTATTCAGGTGTATAGAATTGTTCAACAACTACTTCCTGATGTGGAGGAAACGTACTTTACCTTAATGAAATTATACAAGGCTGTTGGAGATATTGGAGGTGTAGAGGAGCAGAGTTGGCTGCTGTCCTCAAGAATGGATAGAGAATGGAATTGA
- the trpS gene encoding tryptophan--tRNA ligase, whose product MTKKRILSGIQPSGTLTLGNYIGALQHFVRLQEEEECYFCIVDYHAITLPRNVEQLRENKRKLAATYLAVGIDPEKATLFAQSDVSAHLELGWIMITTSYMGELERMTQFKEKSKEAESIPAGLFTYPSLQAADIVLYNATHVPVGDDQKQHLELARDLAQRFNQRYGETFVIPEPMIAEFGARIMSLTEPTSKMSKSSLVEGSYISLLDDLKTVEKKIKRAVTDSENEIRFDAVNKPAVSNLLTIYSSITNKSMAEAEEHFAGKGYGALKTEVAEVVVDMLKPFQEKYEYYYQSEELDKLMQHGAEKARKVANETLQKVRDTLGVGFTNV is encoded by the coding sequence GTGACAAAGAAGAGAATTTTATCAGGAATTCAACCGAGCGGAACATTAACTCTAGGTAACTACATTGGGGCTTTGCAGCATTTTGTTCGTTTGCAGGAGGAAGAGGAATGTTATTTCTGTATTGTAGACTATCATGCGATTACTTTACCTCGCAATGTAGAACAGCTAAGAGAAAACAAAAGAAAGCTTGCCGCGACTTACTTAGCGGTAGGGATTGATCCAGAAAAGGCAACCTTATTTGCCCAATCTGACGTATCGGCACACTTAGAGCTTGGATGGATTATGATCACAACGTCCTATATGGGTGAGCTTGAACGTATGACTCAATTCAAGGAAAAGTCTAAGGAAGCAGAGAGTATTCCAGCAGGGCTGTTTACGTACCCATCCTTACAAGCAGCAGATATTGTTTTGTACAATGCTACACATGTTCCAGTTGGAGATGATCAGAAGCAGCATCTTGAGCTAGCACGAGATTTAGCGCAACGCTTCAATCAACGCTACGGAGAGACTTTTGTGATTCCTGAACCAATGATTGCAGAGTTCGGGGCAAGAATCATGTCCTTAACGGAGCCTACGAGTAAAATGTCTAAAAGTAGCCTTGTAGAAGGTAGCTATATTTCTTTATTAGATGATCTAAAAACGGTAGAAAAGAAAATCAAACGTGCCGTTACTGATTCAGAGAATGAAATTCGCTTTGATGCCGTGAACAAACCAGCCGTTAGTAACCTACTGACGATCTATTCTTCCATTACTAATAAGAGCATGGCTGAAGCAGAGGAGCATTTTGCTGGTAAGGGTTACGGAGCTCTTAAGACAGAGGTGGCAGAGGTAGTAGTCGATATGCTTAAGCCTTTCCAAGAGAAGTATGAGTATTACTATCAGTCCGAGGAACTAGATAAATTGATGCAGCACGGCGCTGAAAAAGCTAGGAAAGTAGCCAATGAAACTCTTCAAAAGGTTAGAGATACGTTGGGGGTGGGTTTTACTAATGTTTAA